Proteins encoded together in one Cellulomonas gilvus ATCC 13127 window:
- the guaA gene encoding glutamine-hydrolyzing GMP synthase, giving the protein MTQTPEQPTAHRPVLVVDFGAQYAQLIARRVREANVYSEIVPHTASVADMLAKDPAAIILSGGPSSVYATGAPFVDPALFEAGVPVLGICYGFQAMAQALGGTVAQTGVREYGGTAVSVREAGTVLAGSPDSQTVWMSHGDAVHAAPEGFEVLATSEGSPVAAFEDRARRLYGVQWHPEVKHSPLGQRALENFLYEGAGLRPYWNPGNVIAEQVERIRAQVGDARVVCGLSGGVDSSVAAALVQRAVGDQLTCVFVDHGLLRSGEAQQVEQDFVASTGVRLKVVDAREQFLHALAGHTDPETKRKIIGREFIRVFEAAAREVVAEAGETGQDVRFLVQGTLYPDVVESGGGEGAANIKSHHNVGGLPDDLQFELVEPLRTLFKDEVRAVGLELGVPEAIVWRQPFPGPGLGIRIIGEVTAERLDVLRAADAIAREELTRAGLDRDIWQCPVVLLADVRSVGVQGDGRTYGHPVVLRPVSSEDAMTADWTRMPYDVLATISTRITNEVPEVNRVVLDVTSKPPGTIEWE; this is encoded by the coding sequence GACGCCTGAGCAGCCGACCGCTCACCGCCCGGTCCTCGTCGTCGACTTCGGCGCCCAGTACGCGCAGCTCATCGCGCGGCGCGTGCGCGAGGCGAACGTGTACTCCGAGATCGTGCCGCACACGGCCTCGGTCGCGGACATGCTCGCGAAGGACCCGGCCGCGATCATCCTGTCCGGCGGTCCGTCGTCGGTGTACGCGACCGGCGCCCCGTTCGTCGACCCCGCGCTGTTCGAGGCGGGCGTGCCCGTGCTCGGCATCTGCTACGGCTTCCAGGCCATGGCGCAGGCGCTCGGCGGGACGGTCGCCCAGACCGGGGTGCGCGAGTACGGCGGCACGGCGGTGAGCGTGCGCGAGGCGGGCACCGTGCTCGCGGGCAGCCCGGACTCCCAGACCGTGTGGATGAGCCACGGTGACGCCGTGCACGCCGCACCCGAGGGCTTCGAGGTGCTCGCGACGAGCGAGGGGTCGCCCGTCGCCGCGTTCGAGGACCGCGCGCGCCGCCTGTACGGCGTGCAGTGGCACCCCGAGGTCAAGCACTCGCCGCTCGGCCAGCGCGCGCTCGAGAACTTCCTTTACGAGGGTGCCGGCCTGCGGCCCTACTGGAACCCCGGCAACGTCATCGCCGAGCAGGTCGAGCGCATCCGGGCCCAGGTGGGCGACGCACGCGTGGTGTGCGGGCTGTCCGGCGGCGTCGACTCCTCGGTCGCGGCGGCGCTCGTGCAGCGCGCGGTCGGGGACCAGCTGACGTGCGTGTTCGTCGACCACGGCCTGCTCCGCTCGGGCGAGGCCCAGCAGGTCGAGCAGGACTTCGTGGCGTCCACGGGCGTGCGGCTCAAGGTCGTGGACGCGCGCGAGCAGTTCCTGCACGCGCTCGCGGGCCACACCGACCCGGAGACCAAGCGCAAGATCATCGGCCGCGAGTTCATCCGCGTGTTCGAGGCGGCCGCACGTGAGGTGGTCGCCGAGGCCGGCGAGACCGGTCAGGACGTGCGGTTCCTGGTCCAGGGCACGCTGTACCCGGACGTCGTCGAGTCCGGCGGCGGCGAGGGTGCCGCGAACATCAAGAGCCACCACAACGTGGGCGGGCTGCCCGACGACCTGCAGTTCGAGCTCGTCGAGCCGTTGCGCACGCTGTTCAAGGACGAGGTGCGCGCGGTCGGCCTGGAGCTCGGTGTGCCCGAGGCGATCGTGTGGCGGCAGCCGTTCCCCGGTCCCGGCCTCGGCATCCGGATCATCGGCGAGGTGACCGCCGAGCGCCTCGACGTGCTGCGCGCTGCGGACGCGATCGCGCGCGAGGAGCTCACGCGCGCGGGCCTGGACCGCGACATCTGGCAGTGCCCCGTGGTGCTGCTCGCGGACGTGCGCTCGGTCGGCGTGCAGGGCGACGGCCGGACGTACGGCCACCCGGTGGTGCTGCGCCCGGTCTCCTCCGAGGACGCCATGACGGCCGACTGGACGCGCATGCCGTACGACGTCCTCGCGACGATCTCGACGCGCATCACCAACGAGGTGCCCGAGGTGAACCGCGTGGTGCTGGACGTGACGAGCAAGC